The sequence below is a genomic window from Thalassomonas haliotis.
AGCGCCATCGCGGCCTGCTTTGTCGTTAAATACGTGGCGGTAGTCCTGTCCCAATGGCGCCACCTCCAACCCCTTTAAGGCATTAATGATGTATACACGGGCTTTTTCATTGCCCTGGCTTGCCATTTCACGCCCGGAAAACTCATCCGAGGCCAGGGTCTGTATATGCGAGAGTAATTGCTCCTGGCTATATGCCAGCTCGGGGGAAGCCGGTACTTGCTTAGCCGTGGCTGAAGCCTGGACTAATAGCAGGAACAGGCATCTTGACAGTATTTTGACCAGATTACCGATGCTCTTTTCCTGCCGATTTCAAGAAGTCTAATTTGGACAAGTATTCATGCTCTGTCTTAGGTACCCGGTTTAACGCGATGGCCTTTTTCATCGCCCGTTTGGCCGAGTTCAGTTTATCTTGCTGAAAGTAGGCCTTCGCCAGGCCAAAATAAAATTCATGGGCCTTGTTATCCAGCCTGATGGCTTTTTTATAGAGGCGCACGGCTAGATCGGCATCGCCATTATGAAACGCCTCATCCGCCAGCAAGGCATGATAATAGGGATTTTTTTCACGCTTTTTAACAATACTCTGCTTAATATTCGCCGCTTCCTCAATCTGCCCCTCGGCTTTGAGCAATAGGGCTAAATTGCTCATGGCGGTGAAATTACGCTTGCTTAAACTGATCGCATGGCGATAGGCCTGCTTCGCAAGGGCGTTTTGCTCATTATACCTGTATAAAAGCCCGAGGTTACCCCAAGCGGTACTAAAACCGGGATCGCTCAAAGTGGCGGCTTTCAGGTAGGCATAAGCGCTGATATAATCGGAGTCTACCATCGACTGGGCTCCTTTATTGTTATAAAACATCGCCAGCACGGTCTTTCTGGTAATGGCTCTTTTTGGGAAAGATTTTTTCATCACAAAAGGGTCAAAGTCGACTTCGATATCATTACCGCCGAAAATAATGGTTTCACTGGGTCTTTTATCCGCCGTCAAACGCAAATTAACATGGCCGGTAAGCATATTATGCTCGCCGTGGCGCACCCAATACTCAGGGATCAACACTTCCTGGAAACTGACGTTAAGCTCTGCCTCCCGGGCAAGGGCATAAGACATGATAGTTAACGATAAACAGTTGGCGATATTTTTATGGTAGGCATCGGTAGCTATAACATTGGCACCGCTTTGATAAGCCAGCCCTAAATTATCTTTTTTAAAGATCTGCCGCAGTAGCTTTATCGCGCGTTTTTTAAAATTATGCTCAGATGCCACCTGCTCGGCAACCATCAGCCGCATTTCATCATCGATGGCAAAAATTTCTTCCACAGTCTCGACATCCACCTGGTGATAGCCAGAAAACTTTTCATCCAGATAGAGACTGGTATCGACTGGAGTGGCCGGCGCCTCAACTTTAGTACTCTGGCAAGCCATCAGGGTAAGTGAACATAATAATAAACAAAATTGCGCGGTTCTTCTCATCAGCACTCCTAAAGCTAATTAAAGGCTTCCTATACTTTCCAGCTTATATGAAACTTATTGTTGCCGTTAGTAAAAGTTTTTAATGTTAATATTCTTTTACAATATCACATCTTCCCCCCTTGCGCTTAATCAGCCGCAAGCACCTTCCGACTACTTTTTAGCCTGCTCCTGAGGTATAATTGGCTTAAGTGATACCAGCAAGCGGACACTCCCATGGGCCCCATTTCCAGCAGTTTTTCACCGTTAACCAGCACAAACAGATTACAAAATAACGGCAATAGCAATACTGACGGCAATAATGCCGCGAACAATAACAATGTTTCCGTGCGTCCGGACGAGGATAATGTCAACAACGGCGACAGATCGCAAAATAATGCCAATCTTGAAGTCAATAGCAATAACCGGACGGTTTCTGCCGATATCAGCCGGGAGCAGGCAGTAGATCGGCTGGAGCAAAATAGCCAGAGGCAGCGGACACAAAGCTCTGTCCAGGCGGGCCGGGATGAGGATGAACAAAATCAGTTAAATGTTTCACCCCGACAGGCAGCCGCCTCTGCCGATGATACCAAGTCAACTGCTGCCGGGTTTGCGGGACTGCAGCAACAAACACAGCTTGCCGAAAACGCTACCGGGCAATTTAATGAAAACCAGCAAGAGATACAAAACAGCGCCCGGGTCTCCCAAAGTTCAGAGACAGAACAATCAACAAATAATAACAATGCGCTAGCAGCTCCCAACGATACTTTTGTCGAACAATCCGGACAAGCCAGCCAGGCACAAAGACGCAATGCTTTTATCAGCAGTGAATTTGTCAGCCAGCTGGATAACCGCCAGGGCAGTTTATTTGATCAAACGGTTTAAGATGAAGCGGCGTTTATTATTAAGCCGTGAAGCGAAGCAATTCATCCGGGACTTTAGTGCCATATAAACTCACCGGCCCGGCAACCGGTATGGCGATATAAAACTGGCCGATGCTCGCCTCTGACACCTATCTTTTTCCCGTCAATGCCCTATGGGGTGGAAGATCACCATCACTTGGCGTGACCATAATGACATAACGAAAATACAACAAACTTAAAAGGGAATTTTCTACGCCGTACTTTCCCCAAAAAAACTGGCCCCGGGCATTGATTAAACTGATAAAGGCGATAATGAACAGCCAGCACCCACCTTTATACTTTGCCGCTTCCCCCCGTAAAAATATAAATAAAAATAAGTAAAATCAGCACTATGATACCGGCAAAGATAAAATAAACCGGGTCGCGCTTATGCCTGTTTTGCTCTGACAGCTGATATAAGGCTTTAACCTCACCGCTTTTTAATGTTTCGGTGGCATCCTCAGACTCAGGTAATATCTCCACCAGGTTATCAAGCAATTTCCCCCGTTTACCAAGCAGTTCCAGTTGGGAGATATTGCCGAGATAATAGTCAAATTGCAATTGCTCAATATCCTTGTTCCAGGGGTGTAAATAGGCCGTAGAAATTTCTGTTTCACACTGCCGGTCCGGATAAACACAAATCAGGGTAAGATTGTCATGAGCTCCTGA
It includes:
- a CDS encoding tetratricopeptide repeat protein, which codes for MRRTAQFCLLLCSLTLMACQSTKVEAPATPVDTSLYLDEKFSGYHQVDVETVEEIFAIDDEMRLMVAEQVASEHNFKKRAIKLLRQIFKKDNLGLAYQSGANVIATDAYHKNIANCLSLTIMSYALAREAELNVSFQEVLIPEYWVRHGEHNMLTGHVNLRLTADKRPSETIIFGGNDIEVDFDPFVMKKSFPKRAITRKTVLAMFYNNKGAQSMVDSDYISAYAYLKAATLSDPGFSTAWGNLGLLYRYNEQNALAKQAYRHAISLSKRNFTAMSNLALLLKAEGQIEEAANIKQSIVKKREKNPYYHALLADEAFHNGDADLAVRLYKKAIRLDNKAHEFYFGLAKAYFQQDKLNSAKRAMKKAIALNRVPKTEHEYLSKLDFLKSAGKEHR